The following coding sequences are from one Reyranella humidisoli window:
- a CDS encoding Zn-dependent hydrolase, which produces MVANVLEVNPERLWESLERSAEIGRFRDVGLRRLALSAEDKQMRDLFVEWAKTAGCTVEIDRLGNIFARRPGTDPSLPPVAIGSHLDTQICGGRYDGILGVLCGLEVVRTLNDRGLQTRRGIEVICWTNEEGARFNPPMMGSMAFAGVLPLESVLATTDDAGITVEQALDEIGYAGPAPVGRTFDAYLELHIEQAPVLDREGCDVGIVVGGYKTQALRLTINGDTGHAGGTPMAQRRNALVGAGYVIAAVNDIGLAFAADEGRTTTTRIESFPNLAGTYAEQVKLTIDFRHIDADRFKAMRAEVDAAIAAAAKKANVEIEVAEGWSWGSELFAPECIELLKSTAKELGLPYREMRSQAGHDAYAVATMAPTAMIFTPCFEGISHNVNEAIELTRSVPGANLLLNAAVTRANR; this is translated from the coding sequence GTCGGCCGAAGACAAGCAGATGCGCGATCTCTTCGTCGAGTGGGCTAAGACGGCGGGCTGCACCGTCGAGATCGATCGCCTCGGCAACATCTTTGCGCGCCGCCCGGGGACCGATCCGTCGTTGCCGCCGGTCGCGATCGGCAGCCATCTCGACACGCAGATCTGCGGCGGCCGCTACGACGGCATCCTGGGCGTGCTGTGCGGGCTGGAGGTCGTGCGCACGCTGAACGACCGTGGCTTGCAGACCAGGCGCGGCATCGAGGTGATCTGCTGGACCAACGAGGAAGGCGCGCGCTTCAATCCGCCGATGATGGGCTCGATGGCCTTCGCCGGTGTCCTGCCGCTGGAGAGCGTGCTGGCCACCACCGACGATGCCGGCATCACGGTCGAGCAGGCGCTCGACGAGATCGGCTATGCCGGCCCCGCGCCGGTGGGACGGACCTTCGACGCCTATCTCGAGCTGCATATCGAACAGGCTCCGGTGCTGGATCGCGAGGGCTGCGACGTCGGCATCGTGGTCGGCGGCTACAAGACCCAGGCGCTGCGGCTCACGATCAACGGCGACACCGGGCATGCCGGCGGCACGCCGATGGCACAGCGGCGCAACGCGCTGGTCGGCGCCGGCTATGTCATCGCCGCGGTCAACGATATCGGCCTCGCTTTTGCCGCCGACGAGGGCCGCACCACGACGACGCGCATCGAGAGCTTTCCCAACCTCGCCGGCACCTATGCCGAGCAGGTGAAGCTCACCATCGACTTCCGCCATATCGACGCCGACCGCTTCAAGGCGATGCGCGCCGAGGTCGATGCCGCCATCGCCGCCGCGGCAAAGAAGGCCAATGTCGAGATCGAGGTCGCCGAGGGCTGGAGCTGGGGCAGCGAGCTGTTCGCGCCCGAATGCATCGAGCTGCTGAAATCGACGGCGAAGGAACTCGGCCTGCCCTATCGCGAGATGAGGAGCCAGGCCGGTCATGACGCCTATGCGGTGGCGACGATGGCGCCGACGGCGATGATCTTCACGCCCTGCTTCGAGGGCATCAGCCACAACGTCAACGAGGCGATCGAACTCACGCGTTCGGTGCCTGGCGCCAATCTCCTGTTGAACGCCGCGGTGACGCGGGCGAATCGCTAG